From a region of the Candidatus Manganitrophaceae bacterium genome:
- a CDS encoding DEAD/DEAH box helicase, translating to MKFEKYRISEEIKKNLDRLGFKRTTDIQFKAIPSIMQGEDVLAIAQTGTGKTAAFAIPIIDRIQKEKRSKRWLGIQCIVMVPTHELAHQIGDVFKDIAKQTKVKAFALYGGVDQEPQIKRLQDGIDILIATPGRLFDLISQGYILLNSVNTLVLDEADQMLDLGFIKDIQDIKRKLTRKHQTLFFSATINKEIKKLAYSQVRGSAIRIQISPENLVAKNVSHFVMFVEMDDKRFFLQRFITDHPEDKIIVFVRTRVRAERVAKAMARVEINTETLHGEKDQDTRAEVMRHFKTGKSKILIATDITARGIDIPAVNYVINYDLPEKAENYVHRVGRTGRGMNKGIAISFCSRDEKVRLEEIQEFLGKEIEEVTIGKKEYTHILERPKTGNTLEELIEDITYWEDNKKKKKKYRKPQK from the coding sequence ATGAAGTTTGAGAAATACCGTATTTCAGAAGAGATCAAAAAAAACCTGGATCGGCTTGGATTCAAGAGAACCACGGACATCCAATTTAAAGCCATTCCGTCGATTATGCAGGGAGAAGATGTGCTGGCCATCGCCCAGACCGGAACGGGAAAAACAGCGGCATTCGCCATCCCCATCATAGATCGGATTCAAAAAGAAAAACGAAGTAAGCGCTGGCTTGGCATTCAATGCATCGTGATGGTACCGACGCATGAACTGGCCCATCAGATCGGGGATGTTTTTAAGGATATTGCGAAGCAGACCAAGGTGAAGGCCTTCGCCCTTTACGGCGGAGTAGACCAGGAACCACAGATTAAGAGACTTCAAGATGGCATCGATATTCTGATTGCCACACCGGGGCGCCTGTTCGATTTGATCAGCCAGGGCTATATTCTTCTGAACAGTGTCAATACGCTGGTGCTTGATGAAGCAGACCAGATGCTCGATCTCGGTTTTATCAAAGACATTCAAGATATAAAAAGAAAGCTAACCCGCAAACATCAGACTCTTTTCTTTTCAGCAACGATCAATAAAGAGATTAAAAAACTCGCCTATTCACAGGTAAGGGGGTCTGCCATTCGCATCCAGATTTCTCCGGAAAACCTTGTCGCTAAAAATGTGTCTCACTTTGTCATGTTTGTCGAGATGGATGACAAGCGTTTTTTTCTACAGCGTTTCATCACGGACCACCCTGAGGACAAGATCATTGTTTTTGTCAGAACACGGGTCCGCGCCGAAAGAGTGGCCAAGGCCATGGCAAGGGTTGAAATTAACACCGAAACGCTTCACGGAGAAAAAGACCAGGATACGCGCGCGGAGGTGATGCGTCACTTCAAGACAGGAAAATCAAAAATTCTCATTGCGACCGATATCACTGCCCGTGGCATTGATATTCCAGCCGTGAACTATGTCATCAACTACGACCTCCCTGAAAAAGCAGAGAATTATGTTCATCGTGTCGGACGAACCGGACGGGGGATGAACAAAGGCATCGCCATCTCTTTTTGCAGTCGAGACGAAAAGGTGCGTCTTGAAGAGATTCAGGAATTTTTAGGGAAAGAGATTGAAGAAGTCACAATAGGAAAAAAAGAATATACCCATATCCTCGAGCGACCCAAAACTGGCAACACCCTGGAAGAACTCATCGAAGACATCACGTATTGGGAGGATAATAAAAAAAAGAAGAAGAAATATAGAAAACCTCAGAAGTAA